A region from the Salvia splendens isolate huo1 chromosome 15, SspV2, whole genome shotgun sequence genome encodes:
- the LOC121769088 gene encoding ubiquitin-conjugating enzyme E2-23 kDa-like: MSSPSKRRDMDVMKLMMSDYTVEPINDGINEFNVEFHGPKESPYEGGVWKVRVELPDAYPYKSPSIGFINKIFHPNVDELSGSVCLDVINQSWSPMFDLLNVFEVFLPQLLLYPNPSDPLNGDAASLMMKDKSEYDKKVKEYCDRYAKKQDADNSDESDDEVSGNEAYSDGRSESEDEVAGHADP, translated from the exons ATGTCTTCTCCCAGCAAGAGACGTGACATGGATGTCATGAAATT AATGATGAGTGACTACACTGTGGAGCCCATAAATGATGGCATCAATGAATTCAATGTGGAATTTCATGGCCCAAAAGAAA GTCCATATGAAGGTGGAGTTTGGAAAGTTCGCGTGGAACTTCCAGATGCTTATCCTTACAAGTCTCCTTCAATCGGGTTTATCAACAAAATCTTCCACCCCAATGTTGACGAGCT GTCGGGCTCGGTATGCTTGGATGTCATCAACCAGTCATGGAGTCCAATGTTCG ATCTATTGAATGTCTTTGAGGTTTTCCTCCCCCAGCTTCTACTCTATCCGAACCCTTCAGACCCACTCAATGGCGATGCCGCGTCTCTGATGATGAAAGACAAATCAGAATACGATAAAAAAGTAAAGG AGTATTGTGACCGTTATGCAAAGAAGCAGGATGCTGATAATAGCGATGAGAGCGACGACGAAGTGAGCGGCAACGAGGCCTACAGTGACGGGCGGAGTGAAAGCGAGGACGAAGTGGCGGGGCATGCGGATCCTTAG
- the LOC121767429 gene encoding E3 ubiquitin-protein ligase RNF170-like, with the protein MENEAAAEYHDAYEHFTDKPNENAIIAKDEDFGEGDDVCPICLDTFTIPCKSNCGHLFCGGCVLQLWMYRYSIQPCKCPLCCCRIVNLEVQPSEEADNGGRVRKEVQHYNGLYIPGLFGSLHTLPLLMGRIFRVLVDLDYLRAIYYVLRIIGLFLGFVYELLEFEFLPTGGLGIHRMFDLIASLLVAALFVVGVVYKWTLKRRARLLVVVDTSLRNVT; encoded by the exons ATGGAAAACGAAGCAGCAGCAGAGTATCACGACGCTTACGAACATTTCACAGATAAACCCAACGAAAACGCAATCATCGCTAAAGATGAGGATTTTGGCGAGGGTGATGATGTGTGCCCCATCTGTTTGGACACCTTCACCATCCCATGCAAATCCAATTGTGGTCACTTGTTTTGCG GGGGTTGCGTTCTGCAATTGTGGATGTATAGATACTCGATTCAGCCCTGCAAATGCCCGTTGTGTTGCTGCAGAATCGTGAATTTGGAGGTGCAACCTTCTGAAGAAGCCGATAATGGCGGTCGGGTGAGAAAGGAAGTGCAGCACTACAATGGCCTCTACATCCCTGGCCTCTTTGGCTCTCTCCAT ACATTACCATTACTAATGGGGAGGATATTCAGAGTTCTAGTGGATCTTGATTATTTGAGAGCCATCTACTACGTACTGCGCATCATCGGG TTATTTCTTGGATTCGTCTATGAACTGCTCGAGTTTGAGTTTTTACCAACCG GAGGGCTGGGAATCCATAGAATGTTCGATCTCATCGCTAGCTTGCTCGTTGCTGCTCTTTTTGTGGTAGGTGTGGTGTATAAATGGACGCTTAAACGTCGTGCCAGGCTCTTGGTAGTCGTAGATACTTCGCTCAGGAATGTCACTTGA